The Borreliella afzelii genome includes the window ATTAAAAATTAATTAATGTAAATTAAATTACATTTTGATAATTTTAGTTTTAATAATTGGCGGTCACAAACAAAAATGAAAATTATATACCAAATCAACAGGTTACTTATAAAAAGTAACCTTAATATAAAAATAGGTAGTATAAACACTAAAATAGATAATGTGAAAGAAAAACTTAAATGTAAAAAACAGATTAATACTTTTTTAAAAGTAAAAACAGAACAAGCATTTTCTTGTTCAGCAATATTAAAATTGGTAAAATAATTTACGACTCAAATGCATATAAATCGCAAATAACTTTAAAGAATTTGATTCACATTTAAGATCTTAAAGATTTTAAATGCTAAAAGTTAAGATTTAAAACAAAAGACTTATTAAGTGATTATTTACAACTTTAAAAATTAAGTTTTACACTTATAACTTTTTTTGCTTAAAACAAGCTGATATTAATTTATTATAAATTGCGCTAATATTTTACTTGTCAAGACTTATTATTAGGAGATAATAAAAATATGAAAAAAATTTTAACATTAATATTGATTTTTAGTTTAACAATTCAAATCTTTGCCACACAAAATAAACAAGATAGAATTGAAAAAGGCATTGAAAGTTTTAATAAATACGAGAAAGAGAAAAAAGGTCCAATCGTACCATTCCTTTTGAATTTATTTTTGCCTTTTGGAATAGGGTCCTTTGTCCAAGAAGATTATATTGGTGGTGGATCAGTTCTTGGATTTAATTTATTAGGAGTAATACTTGGAGGAACTGGAATTATTCTTAACATTCGTGAAACACAATTAACTGGATCCATACTAATAGGAGTGGGAGCAAGTATGTTTGCAATATCTTACATAACTTCACTTATTATTCCATTTACATTTGCAAATAGGCATAATGAAAATCTTAAAAAAAGACTAAGCGCTGAGCTTGTAGGTTTTGAGCCTAATTTTGATATTGGAACAAATGGATTCCAACTGTCGTTTAAAAAAAGTTATTAAATAAATGTAAAACAATAATTTTTATAATCTAATATTAAAATTAATTTGCCTAAGAAGGGCGCATTTACATTTTTAACAATTAATAATAACAAATACTAATTAATATATTCTAAACATCATACTAAAATGATATAATTAATAATTATATTATTAAATAATATTAATAATTAAAACTACTTTTAAAGGAGACTATTTTGAAAAAAACGATTATTATATTTGCCATATTGGCATTTCTGTTTAATTGTACAAACAAAGATAATGATACAAAGCTAAATAATGGTGCGGAGGAAGACTCTCAAACACTACAATCTAAATCAGATTTAGTTGATGAAGATAGAATTGAATTTAGCAAAACAACACCTTTAGAAAAGTTAATAAGCAAATTAAATTTAAATTCTACTGAAAAAGAAACACTAACATTTTTGACAAACTTATTAAAAGAAAAACTATTAGATCCAAATGCTGGTTCAAATTTTAAAAATACCGGTGGGGATGAGAGCAAAATAGAAGAGGCTATACATCAATTTCTATCAGATCTGAAAGAAGATGAAATAAAAGAAATGCTTGCAAAAATTAAAGAAAATAAAGACAAAAAAGAAGAAAATTCTGAAGAGTTAAATACTTATAAAACCATACTTGCTAGTGGATTCGATGGAATTTTTAATAAAGCAGATTCAAAAACTGTATTAAATAATCTTAAAGACGCTGTATAATGCTAAACTAAGCCTAAAATTTGAAATTACTTTAAAAAAAGCTAGCAGTTAAAACTGCTAGCTCTTAAAACAACTTTCTAGTTAATCAACGAATTAAATGTTAAGCTTGTATTTTTTATATTAGGATATTTTTCAATTATTTTTTTCATAGTAACATTAAAAAGCTTAGAATCAAGTGAAATTCTGTAAACTTTTTCATTTTGTGGAGGGTTCTTAGACTTAATGGTAATCTCGGCAATCATATCGTTCCAAATTCCATTATTATAAAGGGCAGTAAAAGCCTCAACCACTCTTTTAGAATCACTAGAACCAAAAGGATACGCAGTTACAAGCCCAGATTCAACTGATTTTTCAGACATTGGGATTCCCCCTAAAAATCCCCCCTTATTGTCATTAAAATTTATATCGCTTCCTTTGTTTATTAATTTAAATCCAGAAACAGAATAAAAAGGATCACTTTCACTAGTAGTTTCAAAAATTATTAAAGGCATAGCATAAGAAATGTAGCTTCCATCAATAGGAGAAACAAGATAAGAATACTTAATGCCATTAAGCTCTTTAATACAATTTCCACGCTCATCACACAAATCTCTGGCTTTAATTTTCACCCAGCGAATATAAGTCGACCAAAGATACAAATTGACTGATTTTGTTCCTTCTAAAAACTCTATTTGGTTGTAATTAATAAATTTATTTTTATTCTCAAGCGCTTTTAAAGGCTCATAATTTTGGAAATTGGATCCCATCCCAGAATCATCTAACAATGACCTAAAATTCGATGAACCTAAAGCCCTTTTTTCTTGACCTAGTCTATCTGATCCATTTTCTTTAAAACCGCCACCCTCATTCTCCATTTTTGAATTATTATCTAAAGAACAACCAAGAATTAAAATCACGACGAATATAATGACTATTTTCAAAACGCTCCCCCTTAAAACTTTTTTATAATATTTAAAATTCTTAAATTATATTATTAGAAGCAAATGTAGAGCAATTAACAAAAAAAGCAAAATAAAAAATTTAACGTCTACTAATTTCTTTTATCAAACCGTTTAAAATGCGATTTATATAATCATAAAGTTTTTTATTTTTGCCAATATTTTTATAATAAAGTTTAAAAATTTCTAAAAGGGTATTTCTAACTTTAAGAATTACTATTCTTTTGTTTTTATTCTCAACAGACCCTAATGCCTGTTTGAAAGATTTGGTTGATTTCTCCATTTCTTTTAAAAATCTATTAACATTATAATTTAGCGTTATTTCTTCTAGCTTTCTCAATATCAACCTAGAATATTCTTTTCCAAGTCTTTTAAATAAATCATCAAGATTCTCAGAATCTAATTCTCCGTCTAATAAAACCCTACAAAATTGTAACGTCTCGTCTTCTTCGTCTGTTAAATTCCGCTTCCAATTTAAATACCAATCAAGCTCTGACTTTGTAGTAAGAGAAAAATTTTTTAATTCAAGAAGCTCTTTGCTAACGCTACTAATTTGTTGATCAACTGTTTTTTCAAGAGCAACAAGAATGTCTGTGTTTGAACCACTAGCATTAATTTTGGTTAAGTAAAATTGTTGACACAAATTCATATCTAAGAGAGAAATTTCATCTTCTCTATCACTTTTATCGGAATAGTTTTCAATCAATCCCACTAAAATACTTATTTTAGAAGACAAATCTCCCCAACGCTTTTTGCCTATATCAATCAAGAACTGATTAACATCTTTTTCGCTGTACTTATACTTTACTAACACCTCATCATTGTTTAAAAGCCATCCACCAAGAGCATATCTATTCTCATCATTTTGCAAAGATTTCTTGAAAAACTCAAAATTTTTATCCTCTTCCAAGTTTAAATGGGGAATCAAACTATCATCATGAGAATTTTTCAGCAAAGCTTTACTGTATCTTGATTTACCAATACTGTGCTTTGAAGAAGTTTTTTGCAAAGACTTATAATTATCTAAATTATTGCTAGCCTGATCTAAGTTTTGCGACATTGAATTTTTAGAATTTCTTAAAGTTTGTAAATCCCTTTTAGAATCTTTAAATTCTCTTGAGTTTACTTGGCTATTTTTTTTGCTTTTAAAATTACTTAAATTGGGATCTTTAGGCTTATTGTTTTTAGAATCCAAAGATTTTTTTTCATTAATGATTAAGTTTTGTTTATTGCTAGAAGTGGTAATTTTTGAATCTTCTTCTAAAGATTTGCTACTGCAATTAATAAACAATAGAAAACTAATAATAAATGAAATTCCTATTTTATTCATAAATTAAATTTCCTCTATTTAATTATAGGTTTAAATAAAAATATAGCTCACTTTACATACACTAAATGTATACAACATTTTATTTCTTATAATACAAGAAATTATACTTGCAATTGTTTTAAAAATTGTTTTTTTAAAACAAAAAAACGAATTAAAATCGTGCAAACAAAGCATTAAGCTTAAATTATTCTAATAATACCTTTTAAAACAAATTGGTATTAATAATACCCATTATTTTAATACGTTGTAAAATTTCAAAAATAAATAAAAAACATTAATACCAGCCAAATCATCTAAATTTGAATTTTTAAATTCAGATATATTTACAACGTAATAAGCAAAAATAAACATATGGGGAAAAATTAACTCTCCAAGGGAGAGTTAATCAAACAATTAATCAGCATAAAAAAGTTAAAACGAAGCAGATGCATCATAATTTTTCACAAGATTACAAGCTTCTTCAATGCTCTTAGTAGTTATAAAAGATTGTCGCAAATTATTTATGTAGGTTTTTTCAACCTGTAACAACTGCTGTTTAGCATTAGCAACATTTGCATCATTTGAACGCTCAAGCTTTATTTTGGCATTTCTTTTAGCTTGCAAACACTTAACAACAGTAGCAAGCATTTCTTTTACTTTGTCTTCATTCAAATTAAAAATTTGATTAAACTTATCAGGATTACTATCAAGAACCACTTGCTCAAGAAAAAACAAAGCTTCTTTTTGGTCATCATTCAAAGAGTTTACAAAAGACATTTCAACCTCTCCATTTAATGCGCTAGAAGAATTTAAAACCTTTGAAGATCTTCTCCTAATATCAGAATAATTAAATTCTTTACAAGAAAAGAATAATAAAATAATAAATAATAAAATATTTTTCATACAGTCTCCCACACCGTGATTACACAAATATTTAAATTAAAAAATTAAATAAACATTTTTTAAAAAAAAATATAAATTATAATATATCTCAACATTTAAAATAATAAACATTTTGTAAAACTTTATAGTAATATTGAATAAAATATGTTAAAATGACTTTGGTAGTTAAAAATGGATATTAAAATTGACGAAAAATTTAATATAGTATTTAATAATGACTTTAAATTAATAGAAAACATTGAAGAACAAAAACAGCGTTTATTCTTCTACCTTAAGACACCAAAAGGCAGCTTAAAAGAAAATCCAAATTATGGGTTTGACTACAGCTTTTACTTTAAGCTTTGCAAAGCTAATAAGCTAGAATCTATTAAAAATTTTTTTTTAAACCTTTCAAAAGAACTTAAAATAGATCTTATTAATGTAAAGCCAAGTATTAAAAACAAAACAATAACAATAAAATTTTTCTTTCTAGGAAAAGACACTTTAAAAATGGATTTTAAAATATGAGTATAATTTTTGATAAAAACTTAGGAATATTAGAAAAAACAATAGAAGAAATTCAAAATGAAAAAAAACATATCCTAAGAACAAAATACGGCATAAACATTAAAGACAATTCAATTTACGACATAATAAACTTTCCAAGCTCAAGCATTGACAAACAAATATCAGAGGTCTTGAGAGAACTTTTTTCCAAAATAAAAGAAAATGGAAGCTATTTTAATGCACTCAAAGAAGACTTAAGCACACCAAAAAGCTCAACTTATGAGGCAATAAGAAAGGCTCTGCTAGGCGTTGAGAAAGTTAAACACATAAATATTGTAAGTGGACCTGGAACAATTGCCCTCTACTTAATACTACAAGACGATTGTTTTCAGGATAAAGAAAAAAAACAAATTAAAATTGAGACTAAGCAAAACATTTGGCAAGCAATATACTATACAGCACCAAGCGGAACTGTTTTTAAAGGTGATATTGAGATTGAATTTTTAAACAAACACAATCAAAAAAAAACATACAAATTCAGCTTGGGTGAGAAAAAATATGCATATCTTAAAGCAATCTACAAAACAGAAGCAAAAGACGCAATCTACAAAGAAATAGATACTCAAATTAGAGACATTTACAATAAAATATTAACCGAAAAATACACCGAAATGGGAACATCTCTTAGATACCAAGACTTTCTTGCGCCAGTTAGCATTATCAGGGGAATAAAAGAGCTAAGAATTGGAACTTGCATTAAAAGTGATGATACAAAAAAAATCACAGA containing:
- a CDS encoding DUF276 domain-containing protein (DUF276 is restricted to Borreliella and related spirochetes.) yields the protein MSIIFDKNLGILEKTIEEIQNEKKHILRTKYGINIKDNSIYDIINFPSSSIDKQISEVLRELFSKIKENGSYFNALKEDLSTPKSSTYEAIRKALLGVEKVKHINIVSGPGTIALYLILQDDCFQDKEKKQIKIETKQNIWQAIYYTAPSGTVFKGDIEIEFLNKHNQKKTYKFSLGEKKYAYLKAIYKTEAKDAIYKEIDTQIRDIYNKILTEKYTEMGTSLRYQDFLAPVSIIRGIKELRIGTCIKSDDTKKITELSESDFTFNKDENIKENEIIIFDTNKRLLINRE
- a CDS encoding S2/P23 family protein, with protein sequence MKIVIIFVVILILGCSLDNNSKMENEGGGFKENGSDRLGQEKRALGSSNFRSLLDDSGMGSNFQNYEPLKALENKNKFINYNQIEFLEGTKSVNLYLWSTYIRWVKIKARDLCDERGNCIKELNGIKYSYLVSPIDGSYISYAMPLIIFETTSESDPFYSVSGFKLINKGSDINFNDNKGGFLGGIPMSEKSVESGLVTAYPFGSSDSKRVVEAFTALYNNGIWNDMIAEITIKSKNPPQNEKVYRISLDSKLFNVTMKKIIEKYPNIKNTSLTFNSLIN
- a CDS encoding BBA07 family lipoprotein, which produces MKNILLFIILLFFSCKEFNYSDIRRRSSKVLNSSSALNGEVEMSFVNSLNDDQKEALFFLEQVVLDSNPDKFNQIFNLNEDKVKEMLATVVKCLQAKRNAKIKLERSNDANVANAKQQLLQVEKTYINNLRQSFITTKSIEEACNLVKNYDASASF
- a CDS encoding contractile injection system sheath initiator → MDIKIDEKFNIVFNNDFKLIENIEEQKQRLFFYLKTPKGSLKENPNYGFDYSFYFKLCKANKLESIKNFFLNLSKELKIDLINVKPSIKNKTITIKFFFLGKDTLKMDFKI
- a CDS encoding P13 family porin — protein: MKKILTLILIFSLTIQIFATQNKQDRIEKGIESFNKYEKEKKGPIVPFLLNLFLPFGIGSFVQEDYIGGGSVLGFNLLGVILGGTGIILNIRETQLTGSILIGVGASMFAISYITSLIIPFTFANRHNENLKKRLSAELVGFEPNFDIGTNGFQLSFKKSY